A stretch of candidate division WOR-3 bacterium DNA encodes these proteins:
- a CDS encoding AAA family ATPase encodes MRIKEFRIINYGPLSDKGKITLDLFNLIYGVNETGKTLTLEALIKLLLGRNSRYFKNIDRVEEEPEGYVVIATEEGERKLSKKIHLDDLLPISKEEWRNIFIIRNSDLSIDSEPSLYSEITNRLTGLKTKRIKLLKEKILEITQLTPSCEFSNKKEDGFLKSKIKKSLELLEEIKELKNQLKEEGLEELEKKLIEISDTLIEKEILKEKFEEARKRLTYEKASSASRIIKESEEKLKDLEIFTEEDYNIWREVEKELKRMEREIKESKEELSKTEEKIEVKGNELNEIRGEFKIIEKKKTNIDKANYELTNLKEKFIEVSSKASSLITNVPLFVFSMVMLFISFLGFLKKDLFIFKLFTLFFTMLSLILLFLQIKIKRVKLLWEKNFLKLKLSLAENGIKGEEFEEILEEIARFTSDFEKRKEEIKEMEIEIETLKNKRREILNKISKLEREIEKGKEIIEKIKSKILLNKIEDFKEKLEKKKELQMRIREGKKVLESLLGIEPKEKLKELEPFKDKALDINFEEKEYEKLNREISNLKEEKSKYEQNFLNLSKRFEEIERKANEILPEETFLCNGLRDLENIYIKIKNFVKEKEDIKEDAKIALNILREIEEEEKNKIEELFGEESSVSFLFSEMTKGVYINVEFEIETEEIKVTKKDGTRLSPWQLSGGAYDQLYFAIRLALGEKLLSDKKGFFILDDPFIKASSDRLLVLVNMLRNICLKGWQIIYFSAKEEILKIFSQDKKVKIIKME; translated from the coding sequence ATGAGAATAAAAGAATTCAGGATAATTAATTATGGTCCTCTTTCCGATAAAGGGAAAATAACCCTTGATCTTTTTAACTTAATTTACGGAGTAAATGAAACAGGGAAAACCCTCACTCTTGAAGCTCTAATAAAACTACTGCTTGGTAGAAACTCAAGATATTTTAAGAATATTGATAGAGTAGAAGAAGAACCTGAGGGATATGTTGTAATAGCAACTGAAGAAGGAGAAAGGAAACTTAGCAAAAAGATTCATCTCGATGATCTTTTACCCATTTCTAAAGAAGAATGGAGAAATATCTTTATTATAAGAAACAGCGACTTATCAATTGATTCGGAACCCTCTCTCTATTCAGAAATTACAAATCGTTTAACAGGTCTTAAGACAAAAAGAATAAAACTCCTTAAGGAAAAAATCTTGGAAATTACCCAATTGACACCGAGTTGTGAATTCTCTAACAAAAAAGAAGATGGGTTTTTAAAATCAAAAATAAAAAAATCTTTGGAGCTCTTAGAAGAAATAAAAGAGCTTAAAAATCAACTTAAAGAAGAAGGTCTTGAAGAGCTTGAAAAAAAGCTAATAGAAATTTCAGATACACTTATAGAAAAAGAAATATTAAAAGAAAAGTTTGAAGAAGCAAGGAAAAGATTAACATATGAAAAAGCCTCTTCTGCATCTCGTATAATAAAAGAAAGCGAAGAAAAACTTAAAGATTTAGAGATATTTACAGAAGAGGATTACAATATCTGGAGAGAAGTAGAAAAAGAACTTAAAAGAATGGAAAGAGAAATAAAAGAGTCAAAAGAAGAATTAAGCAAAACCGAAGAAAAAATAGAAGTTAAAGGAAACGAACTAAATGAGATAAGAGGAGAGTTTAAAATAATAGAAAAGAAAAAAACAAATATAGATAAAGCAAATTATGAGCTAACAAATTTAAAAGAAAAATTTATAGAAGTTTCTTCAAAAGCCTCTTCTTTAATTACAAATGTTCCTTTATTTGTTTTTTCTATGGTTATGTTATTTATCTCTTTTTTAGGGTTTTTAAAAAAAGATCTATTTATATTTAAATTATTTACTTTATTTTTCACAATGCTTTCTCTTATCCTTCTATTTTTACAAATCAAAATTAAACGAGTTAAGCTCTTATGGGAAAAAAACTTTTTAAAGTTAAAACTTTCTTTAGCAGAAAATGGAATAAAGGGTGAAGAATTTGAAGAAATTTTAGAAGAGATTGCAAGATTTACTTCCGATTTCGAAAAAAGAAAAGAAGAGATTAAAGAGATGGAAATCGAAATAGAAACTTTAAAAAATAAGAGAAGAGAAATCCTAAATAAAATTTCGAAACTTGAAAGAGAAATAGAAAAAGGGAAAGAAATAATCGAAAAGATAAAATCTAAAATTTTACTCAATAAAATAGAAGATTTTAAAGAAAAGCTCGAAAAGAAAAAAGAACTTCAAATGCGAATAAGAGAGGGGAAAAAGGTTTTAGAAAGCCTATTAGGAATAGAACCGAAAGAAAAACTTAAAGAGCTAGAACCATTTAAAGACAAAGCTCTTGATATCAATTTTGAAGAAAAAGAATACGAAAAATTAAATAGAGAAATTTCCAATCTAAAAGAAGAAAAAAGCAAATACGAGCAAAATTTTCTTAATTTAAGCAAAAGGTTTGAAGAAATAGAAAGGAAAGCAAATGAAATCCTACCTGAAGAAACCTTCCTTTGTAATGGATTAAGGGATCTGGAAAATATTTATATAAAAATAAAAAACTTTGTAAAAGAAAAAGAGGATATAAAAGAAGACGCTAAAATAGCCCTTAATATTTTAAGGGAAATAGAAGAGGAAGAAAAAAACAAAATTGAGGAGCTTTTTGGAGAAGAAAGTTCTGTTTCTTTTCTTTTTTCTGAGATGACAAAGGGAGTTTATATAAACGTAGAGTTTGAAATAGAAACGGAAGAAATAAAAGTTACAAAAAAAGACGGAACAAGGCTTTCTCCCTGGCAACTTTCTGGAGGAGCTTACGATCAACTTTATTTTGCAATAAGACTTGCCCTTGGAGAAAAATTACTTTCAGACAAGAAAGGTTTTTTCATTCTTGATGATCCATTTATAAAAGCAAGCTCTGACCGACTCTTAGTTTTAGTAAATATGCTTAGAAATATTTGTTTAAAAGGATGGCAAATAATTTATTTCTCAGCAAAAGAAGAAATCCTAAAAATTTTCTCTCAAGATAAAAAAGTGAAAATTATAAAGATGGAATAA